ACCCGCGGTACGGGTACGTTGACGTCACCCTGACCAGCCACGACGCCGGCGGCGTGACCGATCGCGATGCTCAGCCTTGGCGGTCATATCAGCGGTTTCGCAGCGGCTGCCGGCCTGTCGCTGCTCAATCAGAACTTGATCCACGCCGCTGCTCTGCACCGTTCGGGCGAGCGAAATTCCGAAGCGCGTGATCAAGCGTCGACCGGACGCGAGGCCACACCCGCTCGAACCACGGAGGCTGTCTCAGGATCCGGTGCCGGCTGCCAGGCTTCCGGCTCGCGCAGCGAGCCACTCGTCTCTGAGCGCGCCGTAGGTGTAGCCGTCGACCCATCCCAGTTCGGCGTGCCAGGAGTCCCCTCGCCCGTGCTGCTCGCGCCGCAGACCGGTCTTCTCCAGGATACGTACCGAAGCGAAGTTGTCCGCGAAGCAGCCGGCCGTCACTCGTCGCAGTTCGAGGTGCACAAACGCAGCCTCGACCAGGCCGCGGGCAACGGCTGATCCCACACCGCGACCTTCGTACCCCGGGCGGACGATGTATCCGATGCACGCGTCGGTCCCGCGAGGCTTGCCGGGCTGGCCCGCTCCGTCCTCGACCTC
This is a stretch of genomic DNA from Yimella lutea. It encodes these proteins:
- a CDS encoding GNAT family N-acetyltransferase encodes the protein MPPLRPWPKTINGVLLRDPQDADIEVIASFRNLPEVNRWMIVTHQTLDELRRSWLAVASSQTDFSCVAEVDGELAGVGFLEVEDGAGQPGKPRGTDACIGYIVRPGYEGRGVGSAVARGLVEAAFVHLELRRVTAGCFADNFASVRILEKTGLRREQHGRGDSWHAELGWVDGYTYGALRDEWLAARAGSLAAGTGS